From the genome of Opitutaceae bacterium, one region includes:
- a CDS encoding transglutaminase family protein translates to MKLHVTHLSRYEYDGVVRFSPHLLYLHPRETPLRRVSSFNFNISPEAKIVWARDAHDVEHAIAWFWDGARALSIRTDFDVETRDGNPFDFILRPGAASFPFAYEPSERFNLSSYLAPPPEETQRALRAWLDAQAFKRPGETVSFISGLNQLLYSNMNYVRREDPDIQDARTTLARGSGACRDYAVLLVALFRTLGLAARFVSGYVYSETDDSHRSLGAMHAWAEVYLPGAGWKGVDPTHGVFCDDSFIPVAHAPSAESVNPIQGSIYSSTRVRSSLFTDVRVEKRA, encoded by the coding sequence ATGAAACTCCACGTCACACACCTGAGCAGATACGAATACGACGGGGTCGTCAGGTTCTCGCCGCACCTGCTCTACCTTCATCCGCGGGAAACCCCTCTCCGGCGGGTCAGCAGCTTCAACTTCAACATCTCTCCCGAAGCAAAGATCGTCTGGGCCCGGGACGCACACGACGTCGAGCACGCAATCGCCTGGTTCTGGGACGGCGCCCGCGCCTTGAGCATTCGAACGGACTTCGATGTCGAAACCCGCGACGGCAACCCCTTCGATTTCATACTCAGACCCGGCGCCGCCAGCTTCCCCTTTGCCTACGAACCATCCGAGCGCTTCAATCTGTCGTCCTATCTGGCGCCGCCGCCCGAGGAAACCCAGCGCGCTCTTCGCGCCTGGCTGGACGCCCAGGCATTCAAGCGCCCCGGGGAGACCGTCTCGTTCATCAGCGGCCTCAACCAGCTCCTGTATTCAAACATGAACTACGTCCGCCGCGAGGACCCGGACATCCAGGACGCCCGCACGACGCTGGCGCGCGGAAGCGGCGCGTGCCGCGACTACGCCGTGCTGCTCGTGGCGCTGTTCCGGACGCTGGGTCTGGCGGCGCGCTTTGTCAGCGGCTACGTGTATTCAGAAACCGACGACAGCCACCGGTCACTCGGCGCCATGCACGCATGGGCGGAGGTCTATCTTCCAGGCGCGGGATGGAAGGGCGTCGATCCAACGCATGGAGTGTTTTGCGATGACTCCTTCATTCCCGTTGCACATGCGCCGTCCGCCGAAAGCGTGAATCCAATCCAGGGAAGCATCTACAGCTCCACCCGCGTCCGCAGTTCGCTGTTCACCGACGTCAGGGTGGAGAAACGGGCCTGA
- a CDS encoding FKBP-type peptidyl-prolyl cis-trans isomerase, whose amino-acid sequence MFWISTPSRMNLTRIFTTVAVTVACAHLTHAQTPPAPSPESAAAATAAPVLKFSEDQLLETFGWFVGKRIGITELKFTPEQTAMIIKGLQIAAAGSDAPYKLEEIGPEMDKFLQQKQQQYLDVLKQEGLAASTKFLAEVKAKPGVTTLPSGLAYEIVQPGSGEYPKPTDTVKVHYTGKLIDGSVFDSSVQRNEPSEFALDQVIPGWTEGLQKINKGGKIKLYVPPHLGYGDDARPGIPPASTLIFDVELLDLTPAAPAAAATPAANPGAK is encoded by the coding sequence ATGTTCTGGATCTCAACACCTTCACGCATGAATCTCACACGCATTTTCACCACGGTTGCAGTGACAGTCGCCTGCGCCCATCTGACCCACGCGCAGACTCCGCCTGCCCCTTCGCCTGAATCGGCCGCAGCCGCCACGGCAGCGCCAGTGCTGAAATTTTCCGAAGATCAGCTGCTTGAAACGTTTGGCTGGTTTGTCGGAAAGCGCATCGGGATAACCGAGCTGAAGTTTACGCCGGAGCAGACCGCAATGATCATCAAGGGGCTGCAAATTGCCGCGGCCGGCAGCGACGCCCCCTACAAGCTCGAGGAAATCGGACCCGAGATGGACAAATTTCTGCAGCAGAAGCAGCAGCAGTACCTGGATGTCCTGAAGCAGGAGGGACTCGCGGCCTCCACAAAATTTCTGGCGGAAGTTAAGGCGAAACCCGGGGTCACAACCCTTCCCAGCGGGCTGGCTTACGAAATCGTCCAGCCGGGATCAGGAGAATATCCGAAGCCGACCGACACCGTGAAGGTGCACTATACGGGCAAACTGATCGATGGCAGCGTGTTTGACAGCTCTGTTCAGCGCAACGAACCCTCGGAATTCGCCCTGGATCAGGTCATCCCAGGGTGGACGGAAGGACTTCAGAAAATCAACAAGGGCGGAAAGATTAAGCTCTATGTTCCGCCGCACCTGGGCTATGGCGACGACGCCCGTCCCGGCATACCGCCGGCTTCGACGCTCATCTTTGATGTCGAGCTCCTTGATTTGACGCCCGCTGCTCCGGCAGCTGCAGCCACACCGGCGGCGAATCCGGGCGCGAAGTAG